The nucleotide sequence CTAATATTCCTACCTATGGCACTCGTTCAGTGGCTCAGATGGTCTTTGCCCACCTATTGCATCTTACCCAGCATGTTGCTGAACATGCCCAAGGGGTTTCAAAGGGTAAATGGCAGGCATGCCCTGATTTCTGCTACTGGGAGTACCCCCTTATAGAACTTGAGGGCAAGACATTAGGACTTGTTGGCTATGGAAGAATCGGAAAAGCAACAGCGCAAATAGCCCGATCATTTGGGATGAACGTTGTGTCCTATGATCCATTCATCTCTGCACCAGATGAAGAGGTAGGTGTTGATTTTGTTGATCTCAATACATTGCTTTCGTCCTCGGATGTCATTAGCTTACACTGCCCACTTACAGAGCAAAACAGGGAGTTCCTGAACAAAGAAAAAATATCGATTATGAAACAGGGTAGTTTCTTGATCAATACCAGTAGAGGCCCTCTTGTTTGTGAACAGGATCTGGCTGATGCTCTCAATAGCGGACATATCGCTGGTGCTGGTTTGGATGTGGTTTCGACAGAGCCAATCAAGGCAAGCAATCCACTGCTTTCGGCAAAGAATTGCTATATTACTCCCCATATTTCGTGGGCAACAGAAAGTGCAAGAAAACGTCTGATGGCTCTGGCTGTAGAGAATCTAAAGGCATTCATGGAAGGGAAACCAAAGAATATCGTATCATAGCTGATCACAGTAGAGAAATCATGGAGAGTATAACTCACGTTAAGCTCTCCATTTTTTTGTACAGTGTGATAGGCTTCCTAAAGAGAAATCACCCCACAAAATCTTCCCTATAGGGAGTGAATACATCCAGAACCAATCCCTTCTCCAGGCAGGTGGTCCCATGCTTTACATTTGGTTCAAAGACAAGGGTATCTCCCTTTGAAACCTCTACAGGCTTTCCATCGATGGTAAAGGAAAAAGAGCCCTCCAACACATAGGTCAACTGGGTATGGGGATGGGAGTGCACGGAACCAACTCCACCTGCTTCAAAGTGGACTTCCACTGCCATGATTGTCTCATTGTAGGAGAGAATCTTACGCTTCACACCCTCAGCCACTACCTCAAATCCATCTTGCTTTGAACTCATACTTGACTCCTTCCCTGCTAGTATGCCGGAGCGATACAGGCAATGCAACTACGATTAGGTCATCTTATTACGAGACAATGCTTGAAGAACTATGTTGATCCTTACTCCCCAAGGGGAATATATCGGGTGAATTTCCCACAAGTCTGTTGCGTGAGTTGTCCTTCAGCACACAGCTCCTTGAGCAGCCTGAAGGCTTTTGTTGTCTTCAGCCCCACAAGGTCCTCCACTTCTTTCCTGGAAATGGAACCTCTTGCTTTAGCATGGTATAGAATGGATGCCTTCTCCGCATTCAGAGACTCTCCAACGCTATCCTCATGATATTCATGTTTCTGGGTATACGTGCCTTCTTCATTGCTATTTGGGAGGACACAGGAGAATGCACCTTCAGCAGCTTTAAATTCGGGTTTTCTTAGATATTCCTTATAGAGATGCATAATCTTTCGAATACCTGTCCCATAACTTTCCACTAACTGTAGTCGATAAAACACTGAAGCCAAATTTGGATTTCTTGACTGAGAAATTCCCATGGTGATTGCCTCCATGGAAAGACCTCTCATCAAACCCCCAAGAGAAATAAATTCAATACGATCATCAAATACATTGATAATCGTACTTCCTGAAAAAAGATAGTCACGATGAATTATGCTATTCAATAGTGCTTCACGAATAGCTTCTTGTGGATAATCCAAGGTATCTTCCCGCAACAGCCCGTTGAATCGTGCTTTTGTTTTATTGTAAGTAGCAAGAAATCTATACACATCTGAAAGCTGTTTCAGAACAGATCCAGAAAATTCTTTCCTATCGCGAAAGACTGCAAAATCCCGACCCTGAAATACAGCCACCTTACAGGTATACGAACATTGGTCGGAAAGCAACATAGCAAGATTGGTAAAAAGTTTATCTGAGCCTATCATTTTCAGGGTTTCCATCTGGGCTGAACCAAAGGCAATTTGTCGTTTATCCATCTCCTCTTTCAAAGTTATGAATGTTAAGTCCTGTTCCAAACTTCTGCATGCTTCAAAC is from uncultured Sphaerochaeta sp. and encodes:
- a CDS encoding cupin domain-containing protein is translated as MSSKQDGFEVVAEGVKRKILSYNETIMAVEVHFEAGGVGSVHSHPHTQLTYVLEGSFSFTIDGKPVEVSKGDTLVFEPNVKHGTTCLEKGLVLDVFTPYREDFVG
- a CDS encoding D-2-hydroxyacid dehydrogenase, producing MDKIVVLDGFTLNPGDMSWEAFEDLGQLCVYERTDEECIVERAQDATYLLTNKTPITAKTLDNLPSLKYIGVLATGFNVVDVQAAAERGITVTNIPTYGTRSVAQMVFAHLLHLTQHVAEHAQGVSKGKWQACPDFCYWEYPLIELEGKTLGLVGYGRIGKATAQIARSFGMNVVSYDPFISAPDEEVGVDFVDLNTLLSSSDVISLHCPLTEQNREFLNKEKISIMKQGSFLINTSRGPLVCEQDLADALNSGHIAGAGLDVVSTEPIKASNPLLSAKNCYITPHISWATESARKRLMALAVENLKAFMEGKPKNIVS
- a CDS encoding ATP-binding protein; this translates as MERKKGRKKDPMNESGIRSLLLETSGTSFEACRSLEQDLTFITLKEEMDKRQIAFGSAQMETLKMIGSDKLFTNLAMLLSDQCSYTCKVAVFQGRDFAVFRDRKEFSGSVLKQLSDVYRFLATYNKTKARFNGLLREDTLDYPQEAIREALLNSIIHRDYLFSGSTIINVFDDRIEFISLGGLMRGLSMEAITMGISQSRNPNLASVFYRLQLVESYGTGIRKIMHLYKEYLRKPEFKAAEGAFSCVLPNSNEEGTYTQKHEYHEDSVGESLNAEKASILYHAKARGSISRKEVEDLVGLKTTKAFRLLKELCAEGQLTQQTCGKFTRYIPLGE